One Ethanoligenens harbinense YUAN-3 genomic window carries:
- a CDS encoding NfeD family protein: MSGILLFWLIVVIVLVVIELATIQLVAIWPAIGGVFAMLAASFGQSLLIQFLLFVGISAVLLFFTRPFLKRFIKTPPRTSTNADRLIGREAVVCERIDNLAETGAVVVSGVTWMARSGTGAPIPAGEKVRIERIEGVKLIVSVE; the protein is encoded by the coding sequence ATGAGCGGGATTCTGCTGTTCTGGCTCATTGTGGTCATCGTGCTGGTCGTGATCGAACTGGCCACCATCCAGCTGGTCGCCATCTGGCCGGCCATCGGCGGTGTGTTTGCCATGCTGGCGGCTTCGTTCGGCCAATCGCTGCTGATACAATTTCTGCTGTTCGTGGGTATATCGGCGGTATTGCTGTTCTTCACACGCCCGTTTTTGAAACGTTTCATCAAAACGCCGCCGCGCACTTCCACCAACGCCGACCGGCTGATTGGGCGGGAAGCGGTTGTCTGCGAGCGCATCGACAACCTGGCCGAGACCGGCGCGGTTGTTGTTTCGGGCGTGACATGGATGGCACGCTCCGGTACCGGAGCGCCCATTCCCGCTGGTGAAAAAGTCCGCATCGAGCGTATCGAAGGCGTTAAACTGATCGTTTCCGTCGAATAA
- a CDS encoding SPFH domain-containing protein, whose product MDVTILIWIVLAIVIIGVLISCFRIVPQASAFVVERLGAYYTTWSSGSIKFKAPFIDRIAKIISLKEQVVDFPPQPVITKDNVTMQIDTIVFFQVTDPKLYTYGVERPIQAIENLTATTLRNIIGDLELDHTLTSRDVINTKIRTILDVASDPWGIKVNRVELKNIVPPREIQDAMEKQMKAERERRQAVLRAEGEKASQVLVSEGQKQAQILQAEAAKESAILHAEGVKQSKIIEAEGEAEAIIKVQQALADSLKLLNAAAPTDKVIALKSLDALAKVADGKATKIIIPSELQSLASLAVSVKELVTGDPAPAQPVEKA is encoded by the coding sequence ATGGATGTCACCATCCTCATCTGGATCGTCCTTGCCATCGTCATCATCGGCGTGCTCATCAGCTGCTTCCGCATCGTGCCGCAGGCAAGCGCTTTCGTCGTGGAGCGGCTGGGCGCATATTACACCACCTGGAGCTCTGGCAGCATCAAATTTAAGGCTCCGTTCATCGACCGCATCGCCAAGATCATCTCTCTTAAGGAGCAGGTGGTGGATTTCCCGCCGCAGCCGGTCATCACCAAGGACAACGTGACCATGCAGATCGACACCATCGTCTTTTTCCAGGTGACCGACCCCAAGCTCTACACCTACGGCGTGGAGCGCCCCATTCAGGCCATTGAGAACCTCACGGCCACCACCCTGCGCAACATCATCGGCGATTTGGAACTCGATCACACCCTTACCTCGCGCGATGTCATCAACACCAAGATCCGCACCATTCTCGACGTGGCCTCCGACCCGTGGGGCATCAAGGTCAACCGCGTGGAGCTGAAAAACATCGTGCCCCCGCGTGAGATCCAGGACGCGATGGAAAAGCAGATGAAGGCCGAGCGTGAACGCCGCCAGGCCGTGCTGCGCGCCGAAGGCGAAAAGGCCAGCCAGGTGCTGGTGTCCGAAGGCCAGAAGCAGGCGCAGATCCTGCAGGCCGAGGCTGCTAAGGAATCCGCCATCCTCCACGCCGAGGGCGTGAAACAGTCGAAGATCATCGAGGCCGAGGGCGAGGCGGAAGCCATCATCAAGGTGCAGCAGGCGCTGGCCGACAGCTTGAAGCTGCTCAACGCGGCCGCGCCGACCGACAAGGTCATCGCGCTTAAATCGCTGGACGCGCTGGCCAAAGTCGCCGACGGCAAGGCTACCAAGATCATCATTCCGTCCGAGCTCCAGTCGCTGGCTTCCCTCGCCGTGTCGGTCAAGGAACTGGTAACCGGTGACCCGGCACCCGCGCAACCGGTGGAAAAGGCTTGA
- the purE gene encoding 5-(carboxyamino)imidazole ribonucleotide mutase: MQELKKVAVIMGSDSDLPVVKGCLTTLKEFGVPFEVHVCSAHRTPGKAAAFAKSAAENGFGVLIAAAGMAAHLAGAMAAQSVLPVIGIPVKSAAFGGLDALLSTVQMPSGIPVATVAVDGAKNAAFLSIQILALGNAELTQKLLDYKQSMADGVEKKDMALQTEVEKL, translated from the coding sequence ATGCAGGAACTGAAAAAAGTGGCTGTCATCATGGGCAGCGACAGCGACCTGCCCGTGGTGAAAGGCTGCCTCACCACGCTCAAAGAATTCGGGGTGCCGTTTGAGGTACATGTGTGCTCGGCGCACCGCACCCCCGGCAAAGCGGCGGCGTTTGCCAAAAGCGCGGCGGAAAACGGCTTCGGCGTGCTCATTGCGGCGGCCGGCATGGCGGCCCATCTGGCCGGTGCGATGGCGGCGCAGAGCGTGCTGCCGGTCATCGGCATCCCGGTGAAATCGGCCGCGTTCGGCGGGCTGGACGCCCTGCTTTCCACGGTGCAGATGCCCTCCGGCATCCCCGTGGCCACCGTGGCGGTGGACGGCGCGAAAAACGCCGCGTTTCTTTCCATCCAGATTCTGGCGCTGGGCAACGCGGAGCTCACCCAAAAACTGCTGGACTACAAGCAATCCATGGCCGACGGCGTGGAAAAAAAAGATATGGCTTTGCAGACGGAGGTAGAAAAACTATGA
- the purC gene encoding phosphoribosylaminoimidazolesuccinocarboxamide synthase, with product MSTKLEQIYEGKAKKVYKTDDPELFIVDYKDDATAFNGKKKGTISGKGVINNRVTNFLMEKLEKEAGVPTHFVKELSERETLVKKVTIVPLEVIIRNIAAGSMSKRLGIPEGTVLPIPTLEFSYKNDDLDDPLINDYHALAMGLATREDIDTITTLAFKVNDYLKTFFAGIGIELVDFKLEFGKTTDGTIILADEISPDTCRFWDSKTHEKLDKDRFRRDLGNVEGAYQEILHRLFGE from the coding sequence ATGAGTACAAAACTGGAGCAAATTTACGAAGGTAAGGCCAAAAAAGTCTACAAAACCGATGATCCCGAGCTGTTCATCGTCGATTATAAGGACGACGCCACCGCGTTCAACGGCAAGAAAAAAGGCACCATCTCGGGCAAGGGTGTCATCAACAACCGCGTGACCAACTTCCTGATGGAAAAACTGGAAAAAGAAGCGGGCGTGCCCACCCATTTTGTGAAAGAACTCTCCGAGCGCGAAACGCTGGTCAAAAAAGTGACCATCGTGCCGCTGGAAGTCATTATCCGCAACATCGCCGCCGGTTCCATGTCCAAACGGCTGGGCATCCCGGAGGGCACCGTGCTGCCCATCCCCACGCTGGAATTTTCTTATAAAAACGATGATCTGGACGATCCGCTTATCAATGATTACCACGCGCTGGCCATGGGCCTTGCCACCCGTGAGGACATCGACACCATCACCACGCTGGCCTTCAAGGTCAACGATTACCTGAAAACCTTCTTCGCCGGCATCGGCATTGAGCTGGTGGATTTCAAACTGGAATTCGGCAAGACCACCGACGGCACGATCATCCTTGCGGACGAGATTTCGCCGGATACCTGCCGCTTTTGGGACAGCAAGACCCACGAAAAACTGGATAAGGACCGTTTCCGCCGCGACCTCGGCAATGTGGAAGGCGCGTATCAGGAGATTTTGCATCGCCTGTTCGGGGAATAA
- the purF gene encoding amidophosphoribosyltransferase, whose translation MQDKPHEECGVFGIYDYEGLDVAHTAYTALYALQHRGQESCGIAVNDDGIIRAHKDLGLVPDVFQETELNKLGAGQMAVGHVRYSTTGGNTRENAQPLVMKYAKGTIALAHNGNLVNAFELRKQLEQSGAIFQSTNDTEVMAYIVARNRLHTPSIEQAFLETMKTIRGAYSVVLMSPRKLIAARDPQGYRPLCVGQVGKSVVFASETCALDAIGADYVRDVEPGEIVVAEGGRITSIRELCGQKPSQCIFEFIYFARPDSFIGGASVHLARKEAGRCLAKEYPVEADLVVGVPDSGIDAALGYAEESGIPYGLGFIKNRYVGRTFIQPTQIQRARAVRIKLNALRSAVAGKRVVMVDDSIVRGTTSARIVALLREAGATEVHVRISSPPFTNPCYFGTDIDSRDNLIACRMSIPEIRDTISADSLGYLRVEDLAHIVPGLKDGYCAGCFTGRYAVEVPDDVPKDRFERKLSEKKNAVDFRIIKNENGDSDAWPAAGGA comes from the coding sequence ATGCAGGACAAGCCACACGAAGAATGCGGTGTTTTCGGCATTTATGACTACGAGGGTTTGGACGTAGCACACACGGCCTATACGGCATTATATGCCCTTCAGCACCGGGGGCAGGAAAGCTGCGGCATCGCCGTGAACGACGACGGCATTATCCGCGCACACAAGGACCTCGGCCTGGTGCCGGATGTTTTTCAAGAGACGGAGCTCAACAAGCTGGGCGCCGGGCAGATGGCGGTGGGGCACGTGCGCTATTCCACTACCGGCGGCAACACGCGTGAAAACGCCCAGCCGCTGGTGATGAAATATGCTAAAGGCACCATTGCGCTGGCGCACAACGGCAATCTGGTCAACGCGTTCGAGCTGCGCAAGCAGCTTGAACAGAGCGGCGCCATTTTCCAGAGCACCAACGACACCGAGGTGATGGCCTACATTGTGGCGCGCAACCGCCTGCATACCCCTTCCATCGAACAGGCGTTCCTCGAAACGATGAAGACCATTCGCGGCGCCTATTCGGTGGTGCTCATGTCGCCGCGTAAGCTCATCGCTGCGCGCGACCCGCAGGGCTACCGTCCTCTCTGCGTGGGCCAAGTCGGAAAAAGCGTGGTGTTCGCCTCCGAAACCTGTGCGCTCGACGCCATCGGTGCGGACTATGTCCGCGACGTGGAGCCCGGCGAGATCGTGGTGGCGGAGGGCGGGCGCATCACCAGCATTCGGGAGCTGTGCGGGCAGAAGCCTTCGCAGTGCATCTTCGAATTTATCTATTTCGCCCGCCCGGATTCTTTCATCGGCGGGGCCAGCGTCCACCTGGCGCGGAAAGAGGCCGGGCGCTGCCTGGCGAAGGAATACCCGGTGGAAGCCGACCTTGTGGTGGGCGTGCCCGACTCCGGTATCGACGCCGCACTCGGCTACGCCGAGGAGTCCGGCATTCCGTATGGGCTGGGCTTCATCAAAAACCGCTATGTGGGCCGCACCTTCATTCAACCCACGCAAATCCAGCGCGCGCGTGCGGTGCGCATCAAGCTCAACGCGCTCCGGAGCGCCGTGGCGGGTAAGCGCGTGGTGATGGTGGATGACTCCATCGTGCGCGGCACCACCAGCGCGCGCATCGTCGCGCTGCTGCGCGAGGCCGGCGCCACCGAGGTGCATGTGCGCATCTCTTCGCCGCCGTTTACAAACCCGTGCTATTTCGGCACCGACATCGACTCGCGCGATAACCTCATCGCCTGCCGGATGTCCATCCCGGAGATCCGGGACACCATCAGCGCGGATTCGCTGGGTTACCTGCGGGTGGAGGATCTCGCGCATATCGTACCGGGGCTCAAAGACGGCTACTGCGCGGGCTGCTTCACGGGGCGATACGCAGTGGAAGTGCCGGACGATGTTCCCAAAGACCGGTTCGAGCGCAAGCTGAGCGAAAAGAAAAACGCGGTGGATTTCAGGATTATCAAAAACGAGAACGGCGACAGCGATGCCTGGCCCGCCGCGGGAGGTGCGTGA
- the purM gene encoding phosphoribosylformylglycinamidine cyclo-ligase, with protein sequence MKSFSESYKAAGVDVTAGYKAVELMKAHVARTMVPGVMEGLGGFGGLFDLGELNLRHPVLVSGTDGVGTKLKLAFLLDRHDTVGIDCVAMCVNDVVCVGAKPLFFLDYIATGKNTPEKIAAVVSGVAEGCVQAGAALVGGETAEMPGFYPEDEYDLAGFCVGAVEKDAMLSKENVREGDALIGLASSGVHSNGFSLVRKIFGIDREKLNVYVDELGATLGETLLTPTKIYVKPLLALLAAVPVHGVSHITGGGFYENIPRMLPEGLQAVIRKENFPVPPIFPLIRETGSISERDMFNTFNMGLGMVAAVPAERADEALRVLKDAGEDAYLVGEVARGGDGVAIW encoded by the coding sequence ATGAAAAGCTTCAGTGAAAGTTACAAAGCGGCCGGGGTGGACGTCACCGCGGGTTACAAAGCGGTGGAACTCATGAAAGCGCACGTGGCGCGCACCATGGTTCCCGGCGTGATGGAAGGGCTGGGCGGTTTTGGCGGCCTGTTCGACCTCGGCGAACTGAACCTGCGGCATCCCGTCCTGGTTTCGGGCACCGACGGCGTGGGCACCAAGCTCAAGCTGGCATTCCTGCTGGACCGACACGACACCGTCGGTATCGACTGCGTGGCCATGTGCGTCAACGACGTGGTCTGCGTGGGCGCGAAGCCGCTGTTTTTCCTTGATTACATCGCCACCGGCAAAAACACGCCGGAAAAGATCGCCGCGGTGGTCTCGGGCGTGGCGGAAGGCTGCGTGCAGGCGGGCGCGGCGCTTGTGGGCGGCGAAACGGCGGAGATGCCCGGCTTCTATCCGGAGGACGAATATGACCTCGCCGGTTTCTGCGTGGGCGCGGTGGAAAAAGACGCCATGCTCTCGAAAGAGAACGTGCGGGAGGGCGACGCGCTCATCGGTCTGGCCTCGAGCGGTGTGCATTCCAACGGCTTTTCCCTGGTGCGCAAAATATTCGGCATCGACCGTGAAAAACTGAACGTCTATGTGGACGAGCTGGGCGCCACGCTGGGCGAAACACTGCTCACCCCCACCAAAATCTATGTAAAGCCGCTGCTGGCGCTGCTTGCCGCGGTGCCGGTGCACGGCGTGTCCCACATCACGGGCGGCGGCTTTTATGAAAACATCCCGCGCATGCTGCCGGAGGGCTTGCAGGCCGTCATCCGCAAGGAGAATTTCCCCGTGCCGCCCATTTTTCCGCTCATCCGCGAGACCGGCAGCATTTCCGAGCGCGATATGTTCAACACCTTCAACATGGGGCTTGGTATGGTGGCGGCGGTACCCGCCGAACGGGCGGACGAGGCGTTGCGCGTGCTGAAAGACGCGGGCGAGGATGCTTATCTGGTGGGCGAGGTCGCCAGAGGCGGCGACGGAGTGGCGATATGGTAA
- the purN gene encoding phosphoribosylglycinamide formyltransferase codes for MVNIAVLVSGGGTNLQALIDAVETGKIHGRIVLVAASKPGVFALERARKHGIPSCVARRADYADPAAFEQALLAQLDAVGADLVVLAGYLSILGRAVTDAYKGRMINVHPSLIPSFCGPGYYGLRVHEAALAYGVKVTGATVHFVNEVTDGGAIILQKAVEVRQGDTAEALQQRVMRQAEWEILPRAVALFCDGRLEWTDDGKVIIKEQGEQE; via the coding sequence ATGGTAAACATCGCGGTGCTGGTCTCCGGCGGCGGCACCAACCTGCAGGCGCTCATCGACGCGGTAGAAACCGGCAAAATCCATGGGCGCATCGTGCTGGTGGCAGCCAGCAAACCGGGCGTGTTCGCGCTGGAGCGTGCCAGAAAGCACGGCATCCCGTCCTGCGTGGCACGCCGGGCCGATTATGCCGACCCGGCCGCGTTCGAGCAGGCGCTGCTGGCACAGTTGGATGCCGTGGGCGCCGATCTGGTGGTGCTGGCGGGCTATCTGTCCATCCTGGGTCGGGCGGTTACCGACGCCTATAAGGGCCGCATGATCAACGTACACCCGTCGCTCATCCCGTCGTTCTGCGGGCCGGGCTATTACGGGCTGCGCGTGCATGAGGCGGCGCTCGCTTACGGCGTGAAAGTCACCGGCGCCACGGTGCATTTCGTCAACGAGGTGACCGACGGCGGCGCGATCATTTTGCAAAAAGCGGTGGAGGTTCGGCAGGGGGACACGGCGGAGGCCCTGCAGCAGCGCGTGATGCGGCAGGCGGAATGGGAGATCCTGCCGCGGGCGGTGGCGCTGTTTTGTGACGGACGGTTGGAATGGACGGATGACGGAAAAGTCATCATCAAGGAACAGGGGGAGCAGGAATGA
- a CDS encoding ribose-phosphate pyrophosphokinase: protein MSGEELKMPMPVGELGIVGMNGCEDTAMAVNDWLTHWRGSRNEHGFKIEVECPRFGTGEGKSIIRQSVRGHDLFIITDMFNYGITYDMYGMQVPMSPDDHFQDLTRIIAAAGGKARRINVIMPMLYEGRQHRRTSRESLDCAVMLQQLQRLGVENIITFDAHDPRVQNAIPLIGFENIHPTYQMLKALVREEPDIRIDRSHVAVISPDEGGLNRCIYYSSVLELELGMFYKRRDYTRIVGGRNPIISHEYLGGNLEGKDVIIVDDIISSGDSMLDIAEQLRAKKVGRIFMFASFGLFCNGLKKFDEAYAAGLFDRVFTTNLVYRTEALKARPWYAEVDMSKYIALVIDTLNFDRSMSELLNPVGRIHRLMARLEQSHQAADKKAAKSLA from the coding sequence ATGAGCGGAGAAGAGCTCAAAATGCCCATGCCGGTGGGGGAACTCGGCATCGTCGGCATGAACGGCTGCGAGGATACGGCCATGGCGGTCAACGACTGGCTGACACATTGGCGGGGCAGCCGAAACGAACATGGATTCAAGATCGAGGTGGAATGCCCGCGTTTTGGCACAGGCGAGGGGAAAAGCATCATCCGGCAGTCGGTGCGCGGGCACGATCTGTTCATCATCACCGATATGTTCAACTACGGCATCACCTACGACATGTACGGCATGCAGGTGCCCATGAGCCCGGACGATCACTTCCAGGACCTCACCCGCATCATTGCGGCGGCGGGCGGCAAAGCCCGGCGCATTAACGTCATTATGCCCATGCTGTATGAGGGCCGCCAGCATCGCCGTACCTCTCGCGAATCGCTCGACTGCGCGGTGATGCTCCAGCAGCTTCAGCGGCTGGGGGTGGAAAACATCATCACGTTTGACGCGCACGACCCGCGCGTGCAGAACGCCATCCCGCTCATCGGGTTTGAAAACATTCATCCCACCTACCAGATGCTCAAGGCGCTGGTACGCGAGGAGCCGGATATCCGTATCGACCGCTCGCACGTGGCGGTCATTTCGCCGGACGAGGGCGGCCTCAACCGCTGCATCTACTATTCGTCCGTGCTGGAGCTTGAGCTGGGCATGTTCTACAAACGTCGGGACTATACACGCATCGTGGGTGGGCGCAACCCCATCATCAGCCATGAGTATCTCGGCGGCAACCTGGAGGGAAAAGACGTCATCATCGTGGACGACATCATTTCCTCCGGCGACTCCATGCTCGACATCGCCGAGCAGCTGCGCGCCAAAAAAGTGGGCCGCATCTTTATGTTTGCCAGCTTCGGCCTGTTTTGCAACGGCCTGAAGAAATTTGACGAAGCCTATGCGGCCGGCCTGTTCGACCGTGTCTTCACCACCAATCTCGTCTACCGTACCGAAGCGCTCAAGGCGCGCCCGTGGTACGCCGAGGTGGACATGTCCAAATACATCGCGCTGGTGATCGACACCCTCAACTTCGACCGCTCAATGTCCGAACTGCTCAACCCGGTGGGCCGCATCCATCGGCTGATGGCCCGGCTGGAACAATCACACCAGGCGGCGGATAAGAAAGCTGCGAAGTCGCTGGCTTGA
- a CDS encoding VOC family protein has product MKNYDNFFLGVNDLSQAKNYYETVLNLKLKFDFSKNGMIAFNIGNEEPAIILKDTNIFKNMKPTIWFEVENVQEEYKKLSLKGVQFLSEPFEIRTGMAVEFEDPFGNRLGITDYTGIQRGTD; this is encoded by the coding sequence ATGAAAAACTATGACAATTTTTTTCTCGGTGTAAATGATCTGTCTCAAGCAAAAAATTACTATGAAACCGTGCTCAACTTAAAACTGAAATTTGATTTTTCAAAAAATGGAATGATTGCATTCAATATAGGGAATGAAGAACCCGCAATCATTTTAAAAGATACCAATATCTTCAAAAACATGAAGCCGACTATTTGGTTTGAAGTTGAAAATGTTCAGGAAGAATACAAAAAATTGTCTCTGAAGGGTGTTCAATTTTTATCTGAACCGTTTGAGATTCGGACAGGTATGGCAGTGGAATTTGAAGACCCCTTCGGGAATAGACTGGGTATCACAGACTATACCGGGATTCAAAGGGGCACAGATTAG
- a CDS encoding SPFH domain-containing protein, producing the protein MSEKPVQEKEFTAAPGFAMLLLAIVSIVAAVLLFGLAAAANSGASPLFVLAGILLIVAFIIISAGFFNLAPNQAAVLSLFGDYKGTSHQKGLLWTNPFYSKKKLSLRARSLNGENLKVNDAAGNPIEIAAVVVWHIGDSFRASYDVENYESFVKVQSESAVRHLANLYPYDTSGEEGAKTLRGNTEEVAQALRQELQERTEKAGIIIEEARISHLAYAPEIAAVMLQRQQASAVIAARQMIVEGAVGMVQMAIDRLGEKGVIELDEERKAAMVSNLLVVLCAEKAAAPIVNTGTMGR; encoded by the coding sequence ATGTCCGAAAAACCGGTACAGGAAAAGGAATTCACTGCCGCCCCGGGGTTTGCGATGCTGCTGCTGGCCATTGTGAGCATCGTGGCCGCGGTGCTGCTGTTCGGGCTTGCGGCGGCCGCAAACAGCGGCGCCAGCCCGCTGTTTGTGCTGGCAGGAATCTTACTTATTGTGGCGTTCATCATCATCAGCGCGGGTTTTTTCAATCTGGCGCCCAACCAGGCCGCTGTTCTGAGTCTGTTTGGGGATTACAAGGGCACGTCCCACCAAAAAGGCCTGCTGTGGACCAACCCGTTCTACTCGAAAAAGAAGCTGTCTCTACGGGCACGCAGCCTCAACGGCGAAAACCTGAAAGTCAACGATGCGGCCGGCAACCCCATTGAGATCGCCGCCGTGGTGGTCTGGCACATCGGGGATTCATTCCGGGCGTCGTATGACGTGGAAAATTACGAGTCGTTCGTCAAGGTGCAGAGCGAGTCCGCCGTACGGCATCTGGCCAACCTGTATCCCTACGACACCAGCGGAGAGGAAGGCGCCAAGACCCTGCGCGGCAACACCGAGGAGGTTGCGCAGGCGCTCAGGCAGGAACTGCAGGAGCGCACCGAGAAGGCCGGCATCATCATTGAGGAGGCGCGTATCTCGCATCTGGCCTACGCGCCGGAGATCGCCGCCGTGATGCTCCAGCGGCAGCAGGCGTCGGCGGTCATCGCCGCCAGACAGATGATCGTGGAAGGCGCGGTGGGCATGGTACAGATGGCCATCGACCGGCTGGGCGAAAAAGGCGTGATCGAGTTGGATGAGGAACGCAAAGCCGCCATGGTGTCCAACCTGCTGGTGGTGCTCTGCGCCGAAAAGGCCGCCGCGCCCATCGTCAACACAGGGACGATGGGCCGCTGA
- a CDS encoding GNAT family N-acetyltransferase, translating to MNMEVNEITLRDGRSCTLRSPTPEDAEAMLAHLRGTRAETDFLARGPQDPVPTVEEERAMLQKQLDHPRSGFLAAFVDGEIVGSTGLHSQDIVRFLHRAGIGISVCKAYWHLGVGSALLGEVLAQARRMSIEQVELEVVAKNTRAIALYQKMGFVSYGLREHASKLEDGTYQSEYLMVLRF from the coding sequence ATGAACATGGAAGTGAACGAGATTACACTGCGGGACGGGCGGAGCTGTACGCTCAGAAGCCCCACACCGGAAGACGCCGAGGCTATGCTGGCTCATCTGCGCGGCACGCGCGCCGAGACCGATTTTCTGGCGCGTGGTCCCCAAGACCCGGTGCCGACGGTGGAGGAAGAACGCGCGATGCTGCAAAAACAGCTGGATCACCCGCGCTCCGGTTTTCTCGCTGCATTTGTGGATGGGGAGATCGTCGGCAGCACGGGTCTCCATTCGCAGGACATCGTGCGATTTCTGCACCGGGCGGGCATAGGCATTTCGGTCTGCAAGGCGTATTGGCATCTGGGCGTGGGCTCCGCATTGCTTGGCGAAGTCCTTGCGCAGGCCAGGCGCATGAGCATCGAGCAGGTGGAGCTGGAAGTCGTGGCCAAAAATACCCGTGCCATAGCGCTCTATCAGAAGATGGGCTTTGTTTCCTACGGCCTGCGCGAACATGCGTCTAAGCTGGAGGACGGCACCTACCAAAGCGAATATCTCATGGTACTGCGCTTTTAG
- the purH gene encoding bifunctional phosphoribosylaminoimidazolecarboxamide formyltransferase/IMP cyclohydrolase has product MKKRALISVSDKTGVADFAKALEELGYEVVSTGGTARALADAGVNVTGISDITGFPECLDGRVKTLHPKVHAGILAIRGNAEHMRQLEELGVTPIDIVAINLYPFKETILKPGVTLEEAIENIDIGGPSMIRGAAKNWQDVAVVIDPADYAVVLEELRQIGEVSRPTKFRLAAKVFEHTAQYDALIADYLRKARGDASLPDALTLTFEKRQEMRYGENPHQPAAFYTEIGAPSNTLAAARQLHGKELSYNNINDANGALDLLKEFGEAVPTAVAVKHANPCGVAIGRTLLEAYQRAYAADPVSIYGGIVALNRVVDGATAAELAKIFLEILIAPGFAPEALEILEKKKNIRLLELPDLAKPNDPKTLDMRKVVGGLLVQKLDTFLLDESALKCVTKRQPTPEELDELHFVWKVVKHTKSNGIALSKSHQTVGIGPGQTNRITALELAIKYGGDKVNGSVMGSDAYFPFSDCVEAAQKAGITAIIQPGGSIRDEDSIKAADAAGIAMVFTGYRHFKH; this is encoded by the coding sequence ATGAAAAAGCGGGCGCTCATCAGTGTTTCGGACAAGACCGGCGTGGCGGATTTCGCCAAGGCGCTGGAAGAACTCGGCTATGAGGTGGTGTCCACCGGCGGCACGGCCAGGGCGCTGGCCGACGCGGGCGTGAACGTCACCGGCATCAGCGACATCACCGGCTTCCCCGAATGTCTGGACGGGCGGGTGAAGACCTTGCACCCCAAGGTTCACGCAGGCATTCTGGCCATCCGCGGCAACGCGGAGCATATGCGCCAGCTTGAGGAACTGGGCGTCACCCCCATCGACATCGTGGCCATCAACCTCTACCCGTTCAAGGAGACTATCCTGAAACCCGGCGTAACGCTGGAGGAAGCCATCGAGAACATCGACATCGGCGGCCCGTCCATGATCCGCGGCGCGGCCAAGAACTGGCAGGATGTGGCGGTGGTCATCGATCCGGCGGATTACGCCGTGGTGCTGGAAGAACTCCGTCAGATCGGGGAAGTGTCTCGCCCAACGAAATTCCGCCTGGCGGCGAAGGTATTTGAACATACCGCGCAGTACGACGCGCTCATCGCGGATTACCTCCGCAAAGCGCGCGGCGACGCCAGCCTGCCCGATGCGCTCACCCTCACCTTTGAAAAGCGCCAGGAGATGCGCTACGGCGAGAACCCGCACCAGCCCGCGGCGTTTTACACCGAGATCGGCGCGCCGTCCAACACGCTGGCGGCGGCCAGACAGTTGCACGGCAAAGAGCTTTCTTACAATAACATCAACGACGCCAATGGCGCGCTCGATCTGCTCAAAGAATTCGGAGAAGCCGTGCCCACCGCCGTGGCGGTGAAGCATGCCAACCCCTGCGGCGTGGCCATCGGCAGGACCCTGCTGGAAGCTTACCAGCGCGCCTATGCGGCCGACCCGGTCTCCATTTACGGCGGCATCGTGGCCCTCAACCGTGTGGTGGACGGAGCCACCGCAGCCGAGCTGGCTAAAATCTTTCTGGAAATCCTTATTGCGCCGGGGTTTGCGCCCGAAGCGCTGGAAATTCTCGAAAAGAAAAAGAATATCCGCCTGCTTGAGCTGCCCGACCTGGCCAAGCCGAACGACCCGAAGACGCTGGACATGCGCAAGGTGGTGGGCGGCCTGCTGGTGCAGAAGCTGGATACCTTCCTGCTGGACGAAAGTGCGCTCAAATGTGTGACGAAGCGCCAGCCCACGCCCGAAGAGCTGGACGAGCTGCATTTTGTCTGGAAAGTGGTCAAGCACACGAAATCGAACGGCATCGCGCTCTCAAAGAGCCACCAGACGGTGGGCATCGGGCCGGGGCAGACCAACCGTATCACCGCGCTGGAACTTGCCATCAAATACGGCGGCGACAAGGTCAACGGCAGCGTGATGGGCTCGGATGCATACTTCCCGTTCTCCGACTGTGTGGAAGCCGCACAGAAAGCCGGCATCACCGCCATCATTCAACCGGGCGGCTCCATCCGCGACGAGGATTCCATCAAAGCCGCCGACGCCGCCGGTATCGCCATGGTGTTCACCGGCTACCGCCACTTCAAGCACTAA